The stretch of DNA tcgcaatgaatggcggtgctggctcgaagggccgaatggcctcctcctgcacctattttctatgtctatgacttgacttgatgatTGCAGAATTTAAATGCAGGCTTGACAATGGGCATATTTATCTATCTAATTGTGTACAATTTTATATAGTTGGCATATTtatgtaacatctctggagacaaggaataggcgacgtttcggttcgagacccttcttcagactgagtcaggggaaagggaaacgagagatatagacgatgatgtcgagagatgttgaacaaaatgaatgaaagatatgcaataaaagtaacgatgatgaaggaaatggtccattgttagctgtgggccggGTGAAAAAGAGTCATACAGACAACGAAACTAACCAGGACGAcactgaaactagtacaatgacgagGGCGGGGGAGGGACGGAAAGAGCTGAAATTGTATGAAAATGAAAATAGTTGGGCATATTTATTTATCTAATTGCATTCAATTCTATATAGTTGGATCTTTATTatctgtttgaaggtagacacaaaatgctggagtaactcagcgggacaggcagcatctctggaaagaaggaatgggtgacatttcgggtcgagacccttcttcagacatttcaatAGGTTTCCAGGTTGTCAGCATTGTTTGCCTGCCTGAAGGATCAGAAGTAATCTATTGGTTGTCAAGTGTGCAAGTCGCCCTGAGGATACAACTAAATGCTGTGTAAATACAAGTTTCCTCTTTTTGACGGATTTAATTCATTTTGCAACTGGACCCACATGGACTAAAACTGTCCTTCAAATACCAAGATCAAAGTTACCTTATATAAGCAGTGACTAAAATGTACCAGAAGACTTGAAAGAGCATCTCAGAGCTCTTTCTTAACCCCACGTTGGGTGCTGTCAGTGGATTTACAGTACATGCCCAAAGACCCACGCATAGATGTTACAAGCTTTGTACTGATTGTTCAGATCAACAAGGATTTTATTCAGCAATGCTTTAATGTTCCAAAATGGTAAATTGAAGCAAATTGATGCCTCACCAGGCGTAGAAAAAGGATTTGATTACTTTCTGAAATCTAATTAAGTTGTCTTTGACAATGCTTGTGCACAGAAAAGTGCCAGTTCGAATGATTAATAAACATACACGTCGCCCCATATTGGTGCGACATATATATTCCAAGActaacaatttagtttagtttagagatactgcgtggaaccaggcccttcggcccactgagtctgcgccgaccagcgatccccacacactaacactatcctacacgcactagggacaatttataattttaccaagccaattagcctacaaacctgtacgtctttggagtgtggtaggaaacaaagaaacatagaaaataggcgcaggagtaggccattcggccctttgagccagcaccgccattcaatatgatctggtcttccccaacattgggaacattgttcctgcatctagcctgtccaatttcttaagaattttatatgtttctataagattcccactcatccttctaaattccagtgaatataagcccagtcgatccattcgttTATCATGTGTcagtcccaatagacaatagacaataggttcaggagttggccattcggcccttcgagccagcaccgccattcaatgtggtcattgctgatcatccccaatcagtaccccgttcctgccttctccccatatcccctgactgcgctatttttaagagccctatctagctctctcttgaaagcatccagagaacctgcctccaccgctatcccaggaattaacctggtgaacctacgcatcGCCGCatcaaaccgaagatctcacagaaaacccacgcaggtcacggtgagatcgtacaaaccccgtacagacaggcacccgtggtcgagattgaacccgggtctctggcgctgtgaggcagcgactctacccgctgctccaccgtgaaaCGTTAAGAGTTTAAAATAGTTCATCGTTTGCAAGAAATGCGAGCAGTCTTAATGTCGATAGAGCAATAACTCGGCAGTTAAATTTTGTTCAATTTTATTCTGCAGAAAGACCACTTTTTTCTCATTGACAGGtatggagagaaaaaaaagttaccGTATTTTAAAATGCTGAATACAATTAACATTTGGTCAAGGCACATACAAGACGGGCCAAAGGGCTAACAATGCACTTtggtttcattttattttttcaaaAAGTACCTTTTCTTGTGGCAATAAAGAAGTCTGTGGCTCCAAATCTAAACGTAATAACAAATAACGTATACCATAAGCTGGAATGATGTGTTACAATCACTATCATATTTCTGGTATTAAGTTATTTCTGTGCAACATATTCAGGCATGAACTACGGTACATAGTTTCCACTTAACTCCTGAATTTAAATTGTCTTCAAGTGTACTATTCGTCTGCGGGATACCAACCCATCAGTAGCCAGTAAAAGGACCTGTGCTTACACTACAAGGTTCTCAAATACACTTTAAAAAGATCTCTGAATGTTCAGCACTTGTAAGAAAACCATCTTCACAGCGGACGAGCAATCTTCCATCCGTAGAACACGAAATTTAAATTCTCTTAAATCCTTTAAGATTGTCAAAGAAAAAAATACAAATGACCTAGAGATTACTAAAATATAGAATTGCAATTGGTGGTCGGGCATCTGTACTGCACAGTTTAGCAATAATCACCTGGATACTGCAACTTTATTGGTACAAAgttcatttaaatataaattatatgGCAGATGTGCAGTCATGTCGACTCCACTATTCACAAATCCAGTGTTGCCAAGGAATACAGCCATTTCTGTAGTCACTTTCGGTCGACTGTTCTGCAATTATCATGAGTGTGAATGATCTGAATCTGGTATTCCACTGTCTCTGTAACTTCTGTTGCTACTGCTGCTTTCACTATGGTTGTTTTTGTACAAACTCATCCCGTTGGGCGGGAATATCGTGTGTATGAGGAACTCTTCCTTCGCCACCTGCTCGCTGTTCATGGGGATCATCTGAAATGCAGTTTCCCGAATTTCCAAAATGGAGTTGTCCTTCTTGGTGCCGGCCTCGGCGTAATCGTCGTCCTTCCTCCTCCGCCCGCGGTTGTACACGCAGCTCTTGGAGAGAGGGGTGCCAGTTCTGTGCAGGTAGCAGCAGACCATGGCCAGTAGAGCGATGGCCACAAGTGCCACTGCACCCCCGATGATGCCCGCCAGGGTCAGGCTGGTGTTTCTGTACAGTTCCTTCTCCTGCTCCCGGTTGAGCGTGGTGGTCGGACGGTGGGCCTTGCGCGAGGCCGTCTCCGTCTCGGTGCACACCGGGCCCTCGTCCAACAGGTACACGTTGCTGGTTTCCATGGGAACCATACAGATGCGATAGAGGGACTCTGGCTCGAGGGCTGTGAGGAGGTACTCGCTTCTCTCGCTGTGCACGATGGTCTCAGTGATAGATCCCAGCGCTGGGTTGTGCCCCAACTTCAGCCAGCTCAGCCTAAGGGCCGTCATCGGCAGGAACGTCTTCCAGGCAATGTGAATGGTATCCACGCTCACCGATTTCACACTGAGCCGGACGGCCGCGCTCCCGGGGGCCGCCGGCGCGGTGGGCCAGAAGTTGTGGCCGCGCTCCCTCTTTTTCCCACCCGGCTGCTTGGTCTCGAACGAGGGCCATTGCCCCTGCGTGGCCGGCGATTGGACGGAGGTCGCCAGGGGGCGGGAGGTTGAGGCGAGGTCGGTGTCCGAGGCGGCGTTCTCGCAGTCAAACATGGCGGCGGCCAGGTCCTTGATAGCCATGCCTCGGACCTTGTCGGGCGACTGGCACATCAGCCCGCGGGCGTTGACCCCGGCGGGCAGCGACCGCAACCAGTCCCGCACCCATCTCATGTTGCAGCCGCAGTACCAGGGGTTGTTACGGAGCAACAACTGGGTCAGGTTGTTCAGATTGTCAAAGATTCCCTGAGGCAAGTGGGTCAGATTATTGTTGGACAAGTCCAACCGGTGCAACTGTCTGAGATGGGAAAAGGCATTGGAGGGGATGGAACTGATGTGATTCTCCTGAAGGTGGAGCTTCTGCAAGCCGGTTATGGGCAGAGCCGGGGGAGACGTGAGGACGTTGCGCACCAGCGACAGCTCGGCAAGGTTCTCCAGGTTGTTGAACACCTTATCGTGGAGCCCCTGATTGCTCAGCAAGTTCCCGTCCAACACCAAACGCTTCAGGCCGCCGAGCTGCATCAGAGCGTCCTCCGAAATAGTGGCGATACGATTATCATCCAGCCGCAGCTCTTCAATCGTGTTGGGGAGACCAACGGGAATACTGCTGAGGTGATTCCTTGACAAAAAAATCAATCTGAGATAGTTACTATCTCGAAAGGCGCCTTCTTCAATACTAACAGCAGAT from Amblyraja radiata isolate CabotCenter1 chromosome 8, sAmbRad1.1.pri, whole genome shotgun sequence encodes:
- the flrt3 gene encoding leucine-rich repeat transmembrane protein FLRT3 is translated as MASKMWSWFAWVVLGLSLAPMTQSVTAGSCPSACRCDRGFVYCNDRGLTSIPTGIPEDSTTLFLQNNHIKNAGIPRELLKLLKVETIYLYRNNLDEFPTNIPKSTKELHLQENNIRAISLDSLSKIPYLEKLHLDDNSVSAVSIEEGAFRDSNYLRLIFLSRNHLSSIPVGLPNTIEELRLDDNRIATISEDALMQLGGLKRLVLDGNLLSNQGLHDKVFNNLENLAELSLVRNVLTSPPALPITGLQKLHLQENHISSIPSNAFSHLRQLHRLDLSNNNLTHLPQGIFDNLNNLTQLLLRNNPWYCGCNMRWVRDWLRSLPAGVNARGLMCQSPDKVRGMAIKDLAAAMFDCENAASDTDLASTSRPLATSVQSPATQGQWPSFETKQPGGKKRERGHNFWPTAPAAPGSAAVRLSVKSVSVDTIHIAWKTFLPMTALRLSWLKLGHNPALGSITETIVHSERSEYLLTALEPESLYRICMVPMETSNVYLLDEGPVCTETETASRKAHRPTTTLNREQEKELYRNTSLTLAGIIGGAVALVAIALLAMVCCYLHRTGTPLSKSCVYNRGRRRKDDDYAEAGTKKDNSILEIRETAFQMIPMNSEQVAKEEFLIHTIFPPNGMSLYKNNHSESSSSNRSYRDSGIPDSDHSHS